A genomic region of Klebsiella sp. RIT-PI-d contains the following coding sequences:
- a CDS encoding PipA/GogA/GtgA family type III secretion system effector: MSGKKLNQEHFAVNRIYPVMTGVIMKLENLQSNNQCVAGEINNDLVREFNSAPLPIPSHLSGNLKNIKNVHVKPSSDENPTNPELGNIKEVTANNKQNNLSQKRKSPIAENTQISTVSPMKKISLVLHDSDSKKSNSKEIVSSIQSTSATSLSFNALSENQKNIVESTLRELSGNKQLSNESEGILPEIIQTMPEFSEYLLVIENPDNVAAKEIRLSSKHNYTKVLHIKKDKTGYTLLTTDNKLIKLGNSIDDIYKAILLSVNESSRTKISSIPKGSEIDTHIKALKEKVIQHIYNSPNRVLYGLLAKSPYDTVTKKNIPDLSFQCDEPSLLRVRHDALARDRKEYFTFKENQDFASKLISKNEIQSNNRSNNAEDEEYTKCYKQLNKTMKAAYTNSPTFRRLFNYAFDTGLAKWSLVVDEKFSTTQAAKNSGRCVISMNMRSGIDNKDEIYITTDGSKLFNSRRSIINQLVSALTGLTHDELGHPRGPIIEYSNIILKEMGDTTSPQIAGKAKTVKDIVTKDSQSDIKQKSSMDVATEVSFGIPIKKRSSQVVHDSSQESIRKKNKPSVKKSTETQFPLSVKLGTNLDTGLTLEEFNEIENYNAARLQSLSEIHPVLASNVETELLDKGFLLTRVKNSPTDTLFVTLHSSFSQAVNDNSRLKIDENEITTKIPEGMELNFLSPHGYNLMIAIPEKQDEYVSAEEDIMSMEGKTISIYSRLASTNSMRDNVQYSEFTEDTAGTSEEGKIRNYTCKPDILSGRTVASISVIRNRVRGENLMDILTLESHPDSSGKERNINTFKDLLSVIECSHPEYKKIVFATCRGSSGKSDKYYTYPTEHATDIQIPVLAKNVAELSNTALVNQSNPTKPTLDSINDPAIAANYVAEEVRKPGQWTTLCERVVPYALMRMPAFKDTQLNLYRPSGTPGKYKAYSRISVNKAGESKYYINLAKTDDGRYSVINPKYKPIEILNKNDSFYASIIDAMSKEQWESIIMGNGSQAEILDLRHRVADTILRDKDLINLISNADYEFIINRKVPVKAESRAKAEAILPTKMPTDPSQNIPFAKRFSTEIRKMGEFRNQHAEILPQIIYHLPELANIKFEITVESDIPGQSYKIGASNEDSSRNVAAKLILSGQHYWAVSADGRKIAVPADGDCFYHAVLASLPPAVRQTIVGQASGTESVRILRNKIADHVLKHPEIVDGFVVSTSAYEHNRELYEEKEVKMRSLDVQKHAQNRTDSITSLISVESNTNVQRVERSERNSKSSVMKGSFRSDEEHNNILPVSHQHVNTTSINPAIISSLDNDNSTLISSPINQVDKNEFENKTCLEELDDRLNSACANLEGLDLQNLTHSDIESIFENKSLTESIISEKNIIAEHDFSAKKSFKKEYVSAQQWGDNVLNDWRLGVNYIEKAVKTKDESAFNDACQVFVPDNFDFHSFSKLPKGTKAFYFSTLEYLVSNNLVSRPFIQKVLQLLIGAGLDKDNNSNILAKIVFPASGNPHFADSIWYPTLWRILVTCGKKLDPASGVSKIIEILLTHKYKSSFVGMPVIFLNYNRSMNFYRATLGDRKYLRDYYAVPCSLLPSYRQMIDSNKSSGFIKMINSYRPHAHELNSNLAATLPELDRMKDLVGVDGPVLEKYRDRATLYPTAEAILLPIKIVDQLIRNLIEKESASSIFDKDKRPGSQRLSQQFMRAFECDKQAGSDLFALFLKSLSTSVSQNTSNSKFIRNMVSLIQRNDDSFKSTIHEIISINNDVFYIYLSLLNSIYEKTGDKNIKKMIKKCIKDFHVEEKNLSVDERKVFMERLTRHKEDTFPGQNAQLAQLDAIAEKANEDLTKRLDNQIKKNETSKEVNDNAHKLNGIIGAFGMIVPETAYELLSCDSNAKENELTVALDLYRIMSETLEQVNEQYEVFEKNRFNNCKRLNLLNDIKESNYQLENLKTKNHGSTSYQIGLNYETQRKNIESKIIRLQSELHSLNKNVVNYESQEFNDLANCIYTFSEDNYLLLSGIKKTLLELESSHRSKRNELAELQKKANVTDSVKSSEDLDKLTSQLAEIRQQISTEKQKEQYYLKHPYVAYDSKLQKVVDRLHKLNADSTKLKLQRDEAQAKIKSDISTYEKENLYILTNTLQDKYIATLAEIKELKKKENIIRHQHILKIKESFFTSFQKETMAEGKKKYATDSHIKWLRENADQYKKEIERLTGKRNETYSKSVPKMPPAQALLIDSELEELDLKISQARLSLSFKNREFEQYKKKNYPNERFSLYDDFTKPISSPLKTKRDKLKERVKVLEDELNRNIVDKLTASAKINEIQKILKGKINENNLSIIQSRHLELDSVLSNAEFYIKATERKLEGVKKRLTEIDKEVDKESGQNILFFSKEITHSLANKLSYEYISYNVPVINSVRLNDEVKAHMAQPVLREKCNDAIKKSYSYGELDKSKLRSNLETVIRSHIMSCKYYIDVINNISNCLKAHSADNRDHSDLSKNARNIWLNNYISGVVSSYVNAVYTSSVSQNEKIKAEIATNLVAMSEDARRQYAQYKLNKVSKSSPPISDAGLKIKMKSSLVGEVFHLSTLSDENTREVQRTLKAQESPKESDHKISASGKNSSDSAADTIKISSLPDSIDVESKGNLEALPDPGVLLSTGSNENRTSESENAATNSTSVTVQHADLPAVSELDKLPTSKPEDINNVDQNKLFDSSSESELAPLSELVRSNDQDINSAIDTHQQVQGLLPELNEDIFTHALDIFESEGLHMFLSSIENAEQEVFDQLLGTEDVREKLLGIPEELNDHEKTQVPLLAGKLETSNTQSSSIQPAAPNVADVADKLPKVTLGTEDVREKLLGIPEELNDHEKIQVPLLAGKLETSNTQSPSIQPAAPNVADVADKLPKVTDTLKNTGAVGGNESKVEGPETKDQISLLDKAAQFKKTSWSEKIDSYLEQLEETSDIPKFSDYQEKNVPQLMNELEVYDGKPESLKQKKNDEKTVVRNNVNHKIPDEKYKDFDYRLLNLPGKAEEHALPHHNFSASISRINTTNPNELSLPDVPYDKPGMRALSEQSSRLSTADKINEYIKNMPDTAGENISILPEHNVSHPLEINDRNLSALMPEPPRNEPISFLEEIEKDTGTSLREDFIDRYIKNLPATNPQGVKSFTALDASQVQLELPDVPKDQVDRFDYMAKIKGKVIDNVNKELTIFMQQEVDDIRKQFNFIPLLERMENMTKKDTLTRLKLLENDIKKVEGTTSIKDEKIFNLLASLPIDKAESIQKEHSITSDIYESRYVYLDKQVRQVFIDNIKSGLFQPDLDISSTRFNMATNNMDNAKKTLEALMKKRVITYLEKSIK; the protein is encoded by the coding sequence AAATCAGTTCGATCCCAAAGGGAAGTGAAATAGATACACATATAAAGGCGCTTAAAGAAAAAGTTATACAACATATTTATAACAGTCCGAACAGAGTGTTATATGGTCTGTTAGCAAAAAGTCCGTACGATACAGTGACCAAAAAAAACATCCCAGATTTGTCATTTCAATGTGATGAGCCATCTTTGTTAAGAGTTCGCCATGATGCATTAGCGCGAGACAGAAAAGAGTATTTTACCTTTAAAGAAAATCAGGATTTTGCAAGCAAACTTATCAGCAAGAATGAAATCCAAAGTAATAATCGGAGTAATAATGCTGAAGATGAGGAATATACTAAATGTTATAAACAATTAAACAAGACGATGAAAGCAGCTTATACCAATAGTCCGACATTCAGGCGGCTATTCAACTATGCCTTTGATACCGGTCTTGCTAAGTGGTCTCTTGTAGTAGATGAAAAATTTAGTACTACTCAGGCTGCGAAAAATAGCGGAAGATGCGTTATTTCGATGAATATGAGATCCGGTATAGACAACAAAGACGAAATTTACATTACTACCGATGGTAGTAAGCTATTTAATAGTAGACGTTCTATTATTAATCAACTGGTCAGTGCACTGACTGGATTGACGCATGATGAATTAGGACATCCGCGCGGACCGATAATTGAATATAGCAATATCATTCTGAAAGAAATGGGTGACACCACATCACCCCAGATTGCAGGTAAAGCTAAAACTGTAAAGGATATTGTAACTAAAGATAGCCAATCTGATATTAAACAAAAATCATCTATGGACGTGGCCACTGAAGTTAGCTTTGGCATACCGATTAAAAAGAGATCATCTCAAGTTGTCCATGATAGTTCACAAGAATCCATACGTAAAAAAAATAAGCCAAGTGTGAAAAAGTCAACTGAGACACAGTTTCCATTATCAGTTAAGCTAGGCACAAATTTAGATACAGGTTTAACTTTAGAGGAATTTAATGAAATAGAAAACTACAATGCAGCGCGACTGCAAAGCTTATCAGAAATTCATCCGGTATTAGCCAGCAATGTTGAGACGGAATTACTTGATAAAGGCTTTTTACTCACACGTGTAAAAAATTCACCAACAGATACATTATTTGTTACATTACACAGCAGTTTTAGTCAGGCCGTTAATGACAATTCTCGTCTTAAAATTGATGAGAATGAAATTACAACTAAAATACCTGAAGGAATGGAGTTAAATTTTTTAAGTCCTCACGGTTATAATCTTATGATTGCTATTCCTGAGAAACAAGATGAATATGTGAGCGCTGAGGAAGATATTATGAGCATGGAAGGTAAAACCATCTCAATATATTCAAGATTAGCATCCACTAATTCTATGAGGGATAATGTTCAATATTCTGAATTTACTGAGGATACAGCTGGAACGTCAGAAGAAGGAAAGATTAGGAATTATACTTGTAAACCTGATATTCTTAGTGGCAGAACGGTAGCTAGCATATCGGTAATTAGAAATCGTGTTCGTGGCGAAAACTTAATGGATATACTAACACTAGAATCACACCCCGATTCTTCAGGCAAAGAGAGAAACATTAATACATTTAAAGATTTGCTTTCTGTTATTGAATGCTCTCACCCTGAGTATAAGAAGATAGTTTTCGCCACTTGTCGCGGTTCAAGTGGAAAATCAGATAAATATTACACATATCCGACTGAACATGCGACTGACATACAAATTCCAGTTTTGGCAAAAAATGTTGCTGAATTGAGTAATACAGCATTAGTAAATCAGTCAAACCCTACAAAACCCACTCTTGATTCAATAAATGATCCGGCAATAGCGGCAAATTATGTTGCTGAGGAGGTTCGAAAACCCGGGCAATGGACGACGTTGTGTGAACGAGTTGTACCGTATGCGTTAATGAGAATGCCTGCATTTAAGGACACCCAACTCAATTTATATAGACCATCGGGAACACCAGGTAAATATAAGGCTTATTCACGAATTTCCGTTAATAAAGCCGGGGAGAGCAAGTACTATATCAATCTTGCAAAGACAGACGATGGCAGGTATTCCGTGATAAATCCTAAATACAAGCCTATCGAAATTCTAAATAAAAATGACAGTTTTTATGCATCAATTATTGATGCAATGTCAAAAGAGCAATGGGAATCTATAATTATGGGTAATGGTTCTCAAGCTGAAATATTGGACTTAAGACATAGGGTCGCTGATACGATATTACGTGATAAAGATCTTATTAATTTAATTTCTAATGCCGACTATGAATTTATCATTAACAGGAAAGTTCCAGTTAAAGCTGAATCTCGGGCTAAAGCCGAAGCTATTCTGCCTACAAAAATGCCTACAGATCCTTCGCAAAATATTCCTTTTGCAAAGCGGTTTTCCACTGAGATAAGAAAGATGGGGGAATTCAGAAATCAGCATGCTGAAATACTCCCACAGATAATATACCACCTTCCAGAACTGGCGAATATAAAATTTGAAATCACCGTGGAGAGCGATATTCCAGGACAAAGCTATAAAATAGGAGCTTCTAATGAAGATTCTTCCAGAAATGTTGCTGCTAAACTAATATTGAGCGGTCAACACTATTGGGCTGTATCTGCCGATGGACGCAAGATAGCAGTACCTGCTGATGGTGATTGCTTCTATCATGCTGTGCTTGCTTCGCTTCCCCCGGCGGTGCGTCAGACGATTGTAGGACAAGCCTCAGGTACAGAAAGTGTCAGAATATTACGTAATAAAATTGCTGACCATGTCTTAAAACACCCTGAAATTGTTGATGGTTTCGTAGTTTCAACATCAGCATATGAGCATAATAGGGAGCTCTATGAAGAGAAGGAAGTAAAGATGCGCAGTCTGGATGTTCAAAAGCATGCGCAGAATAGGACTGATAGTATCACCAGCTTGATTTCAGTTGAATCTAACACTAATGTTCAACGTGTAGAAAGAAGTGAAAGGAATAGTAAATCATCAGTAATGAAAGGTTCTTTTCGTTCAGATGAAGAGCATAATAATATATTACCGGTATCACACCAGCATGTTAATACAACATCTATAAATCCTGCAATTATATCTAGTCTAGATAATGATAATAGTACGTTAATTTCTTCTCCTATAAATCAAGTTGATAAAAATGAATTTGAAAATAAGACTTGCTTAGAAGAACTTGATGATCGTCTTAATTCTGCTTGTGCTAATTTGGAAGGCTTAGACCTACAGAATTTAACGCATTCTGATATAGAAAGTATTTTTGAAAACAAATCGTTAACTGAATCTATTATCAGTGAAAAAAATATAATTGCTGAACACGACTTTTCCGCAAAAAAGAGTTTTAAGAAAGAATATGTCTCTGCACAGCAATGGGGTGATAATGTTTTAAATGATTGGCGACTGGGCGTAAACTATATTGAGAAAGCTGTTAAAACAAAGGACGAATCTGCATTCAACGATGCCTGCCAAGTTTTTGTACCTGATAATTTCGATTTTCATTCCTTTTCAAAGCTTCCAAAGGGGACTAAAGCTTTTTATTTTTCAACGCTCGAATATTTAGTTAGCAACAATTTAGTTTCTCGACCATTTATTCAGAAAGTTTTACAATTATTGATTGGTGCAGGTTTGGATAAAGATAATAATTCGAATATTCTGGCCAAAATTGTTTTTCCGGCTTCTGGCAATCCGCACTTTGCTGACAGTATCTGGTATCCAACCTTGTGGCGTATTTTGGTCACTTGTGGTAAGAAGTTAGATCCCGCTAGTGGTGTATCAAAGATAATAGAAATCTTACTTACCCATAAATATAAATCTTCGTTTGTTGGGATGCCAGTCATATTTTTGAACTATAATCGTAGTATGAACTTTTATCGAGCTACACTAGGAGATAGAAAATATCTCAGAGATTATTATGCCGTTCCATGCTCACTGTTACCATCTTATCGGCAGATGATAGATTCAAATAAAAGTTCAGGTTTTATAAAAATGATTAATAGTTATCGTCCGCATGCTCATGAGCTGAATTCAAATCTTGCTGCAACTCTTCCCGAGCTTGACAGAATGAAAGATCTAGTTGGTGTTGATGGGCCTGTATTAGAAAAATATAGAGATCGAGCTACACTGTATCCAACTGCGGAAGCAATTCTGCTTCCAATTAAAATAGTAGACCAGTTGATAAGAAACTTAATCGAAAAAGAATCTGCTTCTTCTATTTTTGATAAAGATAAAAGACCAGGTTCTCAGCGTCTTTCTCAACAATTTATGCGCGCGTTCGAGTGTGACAAACAAGCTGGATCTGACCTTTTCGCATTGTTTCTGAAATCACTGTCAACTTCAGTGAGCCAAAATACAAGCAATAGCAAGTTTATTCGAAATATGGTCAGTTTAATTCAACGCAATGATGATTCTTTTAAATCTACTATACATGAAATTATTTCAATAAATAATGATGTTTTTTATATTTATTTGTCTCTACTGAATTCGATTTATGAAAAAACAGGGGATAAAAACATTAAAAAAATGATAAAGAAATGTATAAAAGATTTTCATGTGGAAGAAAAAAATCTTTCAGTAGATGAGCGAAAAGTCTTTATGGAGCGATTGACTCGTCATAAGGAAGATACGTTCCCTGGTCAGAATGCTCAACTTGCTCAGCTTGATGCAATTGCTGAAAAAGCAAATGAGGATTTGACTAAGCGATTAGATAATCAGATTAAAAAAAATGAAACTTCAAAAGAAGTCAATGATAATGCGCATAAATTAAATGGAATTATCGGTGCATTTGGCATGATTGTTCCTGAAACTGCCTACGAACTCCTTAGCTGTGATAGTAATGCAAAGGAGAATGAATTGACTGTTGCTTTAGATCTTTACAGAATAATGTCTGAAACGCTTGAACAGGTCAATGAACAGTATGAAGTTTTTGAAAAAAATAGATTTAATAACTGTAAAAGACTAAACCTTTTAAATGATATTAAAGAAAGTAATTATCAACTCGAGAATCTTAAAACGAAGAACCATGGATCAACCTCATATCAGATCGGATTAAATTACGAGACACAACGTAAAAATATTGAATCTAAAATAATAAGGCTGCAATCAGAATTGCATAGCCTTAACAAGAATGTCGTTAATTATGAATCTCAAGAATTCAATGATTTGGCAAATTGCATTTATACATTTTCTGAGGATAATTACCTGTTACTCAGTGGCATTAAAAAAACGCTTCTTGAGCTCGAAAGTTCTCATAGAAGTAAACGTAATGAATTAGCGGAATTACAAAAAAAAGCAAATGTTACAGATTCTGTTAAATCATCTGAAGATTTAGATAAATTAACCTCTCAACTTGCTGAAATTCGCCAGCAAATCAGTACTGAAAAGCAAAAGGAACAATATTATTTAAAACATCCTTATGTTGCTTACGATTCAAAACTTCAAAAAGTAGTAGATAGACTACATAAATTGAATGCTGATAGTACAAAATTGAAATTGCAACGTGACGAAGCACAAGCAAAGATTAAAAGTGATATTTCTACATATGAAAAAGAAAATCTCTATATTTTAACGAATACGTTACAAGATAAGTACATTGCAACATTAGCAGAGATTAAAGAATTAAAGAAAAAGGAAAATATAATACGTCATCAGCATATTTTAAAAATTAAAGAGTCATTTTTTACTTCTTTTCAAAAAGAAACTATGGCTGAAGGTAAAAAAAAATATGCTACGGATAGCCATATTAAATGGTTGCGTGAAAATGCGGACCAATATAAAAAAGAAATTGAACGTCTTACTGGTAAACGCAATGAAACATACTCTAAGTCAGTGCCTAAAATGCCGCCCGCTCAAGCATTACTTATAGATTCAGAACTGGAAGAGTTAGATCTCAAAATTAGTCAAGCTCGTTTATCATTATCTTTTAAGAACAGAGAGTTTGAACAATACAAGAAAAAAAACTATCCGAATGAAAGATTTTCATTATATGATGATTTTACAAAACCAATATCATCGCCATTAAAGACAAAACGAGACAAGTTAAAAGAGAGAGTTAAAGTTCTTGAAGATGAGCTTAATAGAAATATAGTCGACAAACTTACTGCTAGTGCAAAAATTAATGAAATTCAAAAAATTCTAAAAGGGAAAATCAATGAGAATAATCTTTCAATTATTCAATCGCGTCATTTAGAACTTGATTCTGTGTTGTCCAATGCCGAATTTTATATTAAAGCAACTGAACGCAAACTTGAAGGAGTAAAAAAAAGACTTACTGAAATTGATAAGGAGGTCGATAAGGAAAGCGGTCAGAATATATTATTTTTTTCCAAAGAGATTACACATTCCTTGGCGAATAAATTAAGTTATGAGTATATTTCTTATAATGTTCCAGTGATCAACTCTGTGCGTTTAAATGATGAGGTTAAAGCACACATGGCGCAGCCTGTTTTACGGGAAAAATGTAATGATGCAATTAAGAAATCATACTCTTATGGAGAACTAGATAAATCAAAATTAAGATCTAACCTGGAAACAGTTATTCGTAGTCATATAATGTCCTGCAAATATTATATTGATGTTATAAATAATATATCTAATTGTCTTAAAGCTCATTCGGCAGACAATCGCGACCACTCCGACTTATCTAAAAATGCCAGAAACATATGGCTTAATAATTATATTTCAGGCGTAGTTTCATCATATGTTAATGCTGTTTATACATCTTCTGTTTCCCAAAATGAAAAGATTAAAGCAGAAATTGCTACTAACCTTGTAGCGATGAGTGAAGATGCCCGCAGGCAGTATGCACAGTATAAACTGAATAAGGTATCCAAAAGCTCTCCACCGATATCTGATGCTGGGCTAAAAATCAAAATGAAGAGTTCATTAGTGGGTGAAGTTTTTCATCTTTCAACTCTATCTGACGAAAATACCAGAGAGGTGCAACGAACCTTGAAGGCTCAAGAGTCTCCCAAAGAAAGTGATCATAAAATATCTGCTTCAGGAAAAAACTCCTCAGATTCTGCTGCTGATACGATTAAAATATCATCTTTACCTGACAGTATTGATGTGGAATCAAAGGGCAATCTCGAAGCGCTGCCCGATCCCGGAGTACTCTTATCAACTGGTTCTAATGAAAATAGGACCTCTGAGTCGGAAAATGCTGCCACTAATTCCACATCTGTTACAGTGCAACATGCTGACTTACCGGCCGTTTCTGAGCTGGATAAATTGCCGACTTCGAAACCCGAAGATATAAATAATGTAGACCAAAATAAGTTATTTGATTCATCGTCAGAAAGTGAATTAGCACCCCTGTCAGAGCTAGTACGCTCCAACGATCAAGACATTAACTCTGCCATTGATACACACCAACAAGTTCAGGGTTTGTTACCCGAACTTAATGAGGATATTTTCACTCACGCTCTGGATATATTCGAATCTGAAGGATTGCATATGTTTTTATCCAGCATTGAAAATGCAGAACAGGAAGTTTTTGATCAATTATTGGGTACTGAGGACGTTAGGGAAAAGCTGCTTGGGATTCCAGAAGAACTGAATGACCATGAGAAAACTCAGGTACCTCTTTTGGCTGGTAAGTTGGAGACGAGCAACACTCAATCCTCCAGTATTCAACCTGCTGCGCCAAACGTAGCTGATGTAGCGGATAAGCTTCCCAAAGTAACATTGGGTACTGAGGACGTTAGGGAAAAGCTGCTTGGGATTCCAGAAGAACTGAATGACCATGAGAAAATTCAGGTACCTCTTTTGGCTGGTAAGTTGGAGACGAGCAACACTCAATCTCCCAGTATTCAACCTGCTGCGCCAAACGTAGCTGATGTAGCTGATAAGCTTCCCAAAGTAACAGACACTCTTAAAAACACCGGAGCAGTTGGTGGTAATGAGTCTAAAGTCGAGGGGCCTGAAACTAAAGATCAGATCAGTTTACTGGATAAAGCAGCGCAATTTAAAAAAACCAGCTGGTCTGAAAAAATTGATAGTTATCTTGAACAGCTTGAAGAAACTTCTGACATTCCTAAGTTCAGTGATTATCAGGAAAAAAATGTTCCACAACTAATGAATGAACTTGAGGTTTATGACGGGAAGCCTGAATCTTTGAAGCAGAAAAAAAATGATGAGAAGACTGTGGTTCGCAATAATGTTAATCATAAAATACCTGACGAAAAATATAAAGATTTCGACTATCGGTTGTTGAATTTACCTGGTAAAGCGGAAGAACATGCTCTTCCACACCATAATTTCTCAGCCAGTATATCAAGAATAAATACAACCAATCCTAACGAATTATCACTTCCTGATGTTCCTTATGATAAACCTGGTATGAGAGCGTTAAGTGAACAATCGAGTAGGCTAAGTACTGCAGATAAAATAAATGAATATATAAAAAACATGCCTGATACTGCCGGTGAAAATATTTCTATTTTACCTGAGCATAATGTATCTCACCCTCTTGAAATTAACGATAGAAATTTATCGGCATTGATGCCGGAACCGCCAAGAAATGAACCAATATCTTTCCTTGAAGAAATAGAAAAAGATACTGGTACAAGCTTAAGAGAAGATTTTATTGATAGATATATTAAAAACCTTCCTGCTACAAATCCACAGGGTGTGAAAAGTTTCACGGCACTGGATGCCAGTCAAGTTCAACTTGAGTTGCCTGATGTGCCAAAAGACCAGGTTGACAGGTTTGATTATATGGCAAAAATCAAGGGTAAAGTTATTGATAACGTTAACAAAGAACTTACTATCTTTATGCAGCAGGAGGTTGATGATATTCGAAAACAGTTTAATTTTATTCCTTTACTTGAACGTATGGAGAATATGACTAAAAAGGATACGCTTACACGACTTAAGCTTCTTGAAAATGATATTAAAAAGGTTGAAGGTACGACCAGCATTAAGGATGAAAAAATTTTCAACCTACTGGCTAGCCTACCTATTGATAAGGCAGAGTCTATTCAGAAGGAACATTCCATAACAAGTGATATATATGAAAGTCGGTATGTTTATTTGGATAAACAAGTTAGACAAGTTTTCATTGATAATATTAAGTCAGGATTATTCCAACCTGATTTAGATATATCCTCCACTAGATTTAATATGGCTACTAACAATATGGATAATGCTAAGAAGACATTAGAAGCGTTAATGAAGAAGCGCGTAATAACTTATTTAGAAAAATCTATCAAATAA
- a CDS encoding transposase: MSLPVAKIRSIKPPDKPFKLTDSHGLYQLVNSDKFRNVVERLFGALKELRRVATRYEKQQETIL; the protein is encoded by the coding sequence ATGTCGCTGCCCGTAGCGAAAATCCGCAGTATCAAGCCTCCTGACAAACCCTTTAAACTGACTGATTCACACGGTCTGTATCAGCTTGTCAATTCAGACAAATTCCGTAACGTTGTTGAAAGATTATTTGGAGCGTTAAAAGAGCTCCGTCGAGTGGCTACCCGTTATGAAAAACAGCAAGAAACTATCTTATGA
- the mtfA gene encoding DgsA anti-repressor MtfA — protein MIKWPWKAQESPRSPELPWEQALAIPVLATLTVDDRAKLIQLAGRFLQQKRIVALQNLELDLLQNCRIALLFCLPVLELGIEWLDGFHEILVYPAPFIVDDEWEDDIGLVHTQRMVQSGQSWQQGPIILNWLDIQDSFDASGFNLIVHEVAHKLDTRNGDRASGVPSIPLRDVAGWEHDLHAAMNNIQDEIDMVGESAASIDAYAATDPAECFAVLSEYFFSAPELFAPRFPALWQRFCQFYQQDPLQRLRESGESAGHAFLVH, from the coding sequence ATGATTAAGTGGCCCTGGAAAGCACAAGAATCACCCCGCAGCCCCGAATTGCCGTGGGAGCAGGCACTGGCAATACCTGTTCTCGCCACGCTTACAGTGGACGATCGGGCAAAGTTAATCCAGCTTGCCGGGCGCTTCCTGCAGCAAAAACGCATTGTTGCCCTACAAAATCTCGAGCTTGATTTGCTACAGAATTGCCGTATCGCACTGCTCTTCTGTCTTCCAGTTCTGGAATTAGGCATCGAATGGCTCGACGGTTTTCACGAGATTTTAGTCTACCCCGCCCCATTTATTGTTGATGATGAATGGGAAGATGACATTGGCCTGGTTCATACTCAGCGCATGGTTCAGTCGGGCCAGAGCTGGCAACAGGGTCCGATCATTCTCAACTGGCTGGATATTCAGGATTCCTTCGATGCATCAGGCTTTAATCTGATTGTGCATGAGGTTGCGCATAAGCTGGACACGCGCAACGGCGACCGTGCCAGTGGCGTCCCCTCGATCCCCCTGCGCGACGTCGCTGGCTGGGAGCATGACCTGCATGCAGCGATGAATAATATTCAGGATGAGATCGATATGGTTGGCGAAAGTGCAGCAAGTATTGATGCTTATGCGGCAACCGATCCCGCTGAATGCTTCGCCGTGCTATCAGAATACTTTTTCAGCGCTCCCGAACTTTTTGCACCACGTTTCCCGGCGCTGTGGCAGCGTTTCTGCCAGTTCTATCAACAGGACCCCTTACAACGGCTGCGCGAAAGCGGAGAATCAGCGGGACATGCCTTCCTGGTACACTAA